One segment of Deltaproteobacteria bacterium DNA contains the following:
- a CDS encoding DMT family transporter yields the protein MYAIVFALVTLSWGGSYLAIRYVVEAMPPLFGAVLRVAITLVCMIVWLRLQERRQPTHGRARRYCIVTGIFSMGVSWGLLFWGERHVAPAVTAILIATTSIFTTLFLPLIDRRRPISRWQWYGVPIGFIGVALVFIPHVVAGERGTFWGLVAVVCAAVCYGIATAMQQPLSRRVSAPRALLWQCWGALACLVPVSWWTEAWPSWEAFVGMERGIWALLYLAICSTVLAFQGWFYLIRVKGSVAASTSVYCVPLVSVLLDAWVLRQFPHWSVLAGAALIFSSVALTQRGRGGEMQKSKCKVQSAKWADLPVRAIGGE from the coding sequence ATGTACGCCATTGTTTTTGCGCTCGTAACGTTGTCTTGGGGTGGTTCGTATTTGGCGATTCGTTACGTCGTGGAGGCGATGCCGCCGCTGTTTGGCGCGGTGTTGCGCGTGGCGATCACGCTGGTCTGTATGATCGTTTGGCTCCGGTTGCAGGAGCGACGCCAGCCGACGCATGGGCGAGCGCGGCGCTATTGTATAGTGACCGGCATCTTCTCGATGGGCGTCTCGTGGGGCCTGCTGTTTTGGGGAGAGCGGCACGTCGCGCCGGCGGTGACGGCGATCCTGATTGCGACCACGTCGATCTTCACGACACTGTTCCTTCCGTTGATCGATCGCCGGCGGCCGATCAGTCGGTGGCAGTGGTATGGCGTGCCGATCGGATTTATCGGTGTGGCGTTGGTGTTCATCCCGCATGTTGTGGCGGGAGAGCGCGGGACCTTCTGGGGACTGGTCGCCGTGGTGTGCGCGGCCGTTTGTTATGGGATCGCCACCGCGATGCAACAACCGCTCAGTCGCCGCGTCTCCGCCCCGCGGGCCTTGTTGTGGCAGTGTTGGGGCGCGCTGGCCTGTTTAGTTCCCGTCTCTTGGTGGACTGAAGCGTGGCCGTCGTGGGAGGCGTTCGTCGGTATGGAGCGCGGGATCTGGGCGTTGCTCTATCTCGCCATTTGCTCCACCGTGTTGGCCTTTCAAGGATGGTTCTATCTGATCCGCGTCAAAGGGAGCGTGGCAGCGAGCACGTCGGTCTATTGTGTCCCGCTCGTCTCGGTCCTGCTCGATGCGTGGGTGTTGCGGCAATTTCCCCACTGGTCGGTGCTGGCGGGGGCGGCATTGATCTTTTCCAGTGTCGCGCTGACCCAGCGGGGACGGGGAGGGGAAATGCAAAAATCAAAATGCAAAGTGCAAAGTGCAAAATGGGCGGATCTGCCAGTGCGGGCGATAGGAGGGGAGTGA
- a CDS encoding RidA family protein, whose translation MLQTITTTDAPTAIGPYAQAVRVGEWLYCSGQIAIDPATGALQAEADVGAQTTLVLRNLSAVLHAASGSLHSVVKTTVFLRDLNEFSAMNTAYAAAFGDHRPARACVEVARLPRDVRVEIDAVAWLGAVSHL comes from the coding sequence ATGTTGCAGACCATTACGACAACGGATGCCCCGACTGCAATCGGGCCGTATGCCCAAGCGGTGCGGGTCGGCGAGTGGCTCTATTGTTCCGGACAGATCGCGATCGATCCCGCGACGGGGGCGCTGCAGGCGGAGGCCGATGTCGGGGCGCAAACGACACTGGTGCTGCGGAATTTATCGGCCGTGTTGCATGCGGCCAGTGGCTCGCTCCATTCCGTCGTGAAAACGACGGTCTTCCTCCGGGACTTGAATGAATTCTCGGCCATGAACACGGCCTATGCCGCAGCGTTCGGCGACCATCGCCCGGCGCGGGCCTGTGTAGAAGTCGCCCGCTTGCCGCGCGACGTCCGTGTCGAAATCGATGCCGTCGCGTGGCTTGGTGCTGTCTCGCACTTATAG
- a CDS encoding thrombospondin type 3 repeat-containing protein, with the protein MKKSIFTWCGLVAVGLTISPAVQAAPAACAESVSSAAKLVELVNSGCSPVTFADSVSGQTLTLNSELKPKTDVVIDGGAQDVTIQGTTAVLFRISNSNVQLKNFSIAGTPNTCVFVSGGSVKNTQVSHVNFDGCKNAVYLSLSTQNLISENAFSNNTKAIVLANNANSGLAAPIVTGAHLLIDEQTWQLSGTGPVAGRVEVYRADQDGAVAQGEQFLGTATTDDTGAFTLDLPLATNDPKLLYTLLAIDVNNNTSAFAATFIPEQQDGFYAVVDPDSDAIQNSADNCPSVTNPDQGDGDDDTVGDVCDNCINVAFADQVDTDADNKGDVCDADADGDTVYNIADNCVLAANADQANLDGDGLGDVCDPLDNTPTPPVVLPPVVTDHDGDTVEDTNDNCDFIPNAAQEDGDQDAIGDACDEDIDNDGVLNAKDNCPNAQNADQVDADKDNAGDACDSEEGLDRDADGLPDTNDNCPTVYNADQVDNDQDTRGDPCDEDDDGDSVGDSVEGEGDLDFDGVSNRLDIDSDGDGTLDLEEATTDSNSDGIPDFLQPGIVAAPVQSSGGCSLIL; encoded by the coding sequence ATGAAGAAATCGATCTTTACGTGGTGCGGCCTTGTGGCCGTCGGTCTGACGATCTCACCTGCGGTTCAGGCCGCCCCGGCGGCTTGCGCCGAATCGGTTTCGAGCGCGGCGAAGTTGGTCGAATTGGTCAACAGCGGATGCTCGCCGGTCACGTTCGCCGATAGCGTCTCGGGACAAACGCTCACGCTAAACAGTGAACTCAAACCGAAAACGGATGTCGTCATCGACGGCGGGGCCCAAGACGTGACCATTCAAGGCACCACGGCCGTGCTGTTTCGGATCAGCAATTCGAACGTGCAGTTGAAAAACTTCTCGATCGCCGGGACGCCGAATACTTGTGTTTTTGTCAGCGGCGGATCCGTGAAGAATACGCAAGTCTCCCACGTCAATTTTGACGGTTGCAAGAACGCGGTGTACCTCTCGTTGAGCACCCAAAATCTGATCTCGGAAAATGCGTTTTCCAACAACACGAAGGCCATCGTGTTGGCCAACAACGCCAACAGCGGCCTCGCGGCCCCGATCGTGACCGGCGCACACTTGTTGATCGATGAACAGACGTGGCAACTGAGCGGCACGGGGCCGGTGGCTGGACGCGTGGAAGTGTATCGTGCCGATCAAGACGGCGCCGTCGCTCAAGGCGAACAATTCCTCGGCACTGCCACAACGGATGACACCGGCGCGTTCACGCTCGACCTTCCGCTCGCCACGAATGACCCGAAGTTGCTGTACACCCTGCTGGCGATCGACGTGAATAATAACACTTCGGCGTTCGCCGCGACGTTCATCCCGGAACAACAAGACGGATTCTATGCCGTCGTCGATCCGGACAGCGATGCCATTCAAAATAGCGCCGACAACTGCCCGAGTGTGACCAATCCGGACCAGGGCGACGGCGATGATGACACGGTCGGCGACGTTTGCGACAACTGCATCAACGTCGCGTTTGCCGATCAAGTCGACACCGACGCGGACAACAAAGGCGACGTCTGCGATGCCGATGCGGACGGCGACACAGTTTATAACATCGCGGATAATTGCGTGCTGGCCGCCAATGCGGATCAAGCCAACCTCGACGGCGACGGACTCGGCGACGTCTGCGATCCGCTGGACAACACGCCCACACCACCGGTCGTGCTGCCACCGGTCGTGACCGATCACGACGGCGACACCGTTGAAGACACCAACGACAATTGCGACTTCATTCCGAACGCGGCGCAGGAAGATGGCGATCAAGACGCGATCGGCGACGCCTGCGACGAAGACATCGACAACGACGGCGTGTTGAACGCGAAAGACAATTGTCCGAACGCGCAGAATGCCGATCAAGTCGATGCCGATAAAGACAATGCCGGCGACGCCTGCGATTCGGAAGAAGGCCTGGATCGCGACGCCGACGGACTCCCCGACACAAACGACAACTGTCCGACGGTCTACAACGCCGACCAAGTCGATAACGATCAAGACACCCGCGGGGATCCGTGCGATGAAGACGACGACGGCGATAGCGTCGGCGACAGCGTCGAAGGAGAAGGCGACCTCGACTTCGACGGCGTGTCGAATCGGCTCGACATCGACAGCGACGGCGACGGAACACTCGATCTCGAAGAGGCCACCACGGACAGCAACAGCGACGGGATTCCTGATTTCCTCCAGCCCGGGATTGTTGCGGCGCCAGTGCAATCCAGCGGCGGCTGTTCGTTGATTCTATAA